One window from the genome of Salvia splendens isolate huo1 chromosome 9, SspV2, whole genome shotgun sequence encodes:
- the LOC121747159 gene encoding uncharacterized protein LOC121747159 has translation MMKRRPSNIAPLSSPGLEMQDNKMGAATTTTTTAAATTTTGGKNTSIHVTALDGIVSVNSLFTMALFIGFSMTVPENATTVGSASCITSGETVRRLIVFEVVSFSFFLFSSLVAQSLKLQINLRNSMDPTDPHRASINVDHLKYCLSASAVGSVLGCTFLTLSIVDFIRVKLGSLSCGGRPVQAVVVLLLFVGSGLLIYVVTAARALFFVQTQPPTPQQTQT, from the exons ATGATGAAGAGGCGACCTTCTAACATCGCCCCTCTCTCTTCTCCAgg ATTAGAAATGCAAGACAACAAAATGGGAGcagcgacgacgacgacgacaacagcagcagcaacaacaacaacagGAGGGAAGAACACGAGCATCCACGTGACGGCCCTGGATGGGATAGTGAGCGTGAACTCGCTCTTCACGATGGCGCTGTTCATCGGATTCTCCATGACCGTCCCGGAGAACGCGACGACGGTGGGGAGCGCGTCGTGCATAACGAGCGGAGAGACAGTGAGGAGGCTGATAGTGTTCGAAGTGGTGTCGTTCAGCTTCTTCCTGTTCTCGTCGCTGGTGGCGCAGAGCTTGAAGCTGCAGATCAACCTCCGCAACAGCATGGACCCCACCGATCCGCACAGGGCCAGCATCAACGTGGACCACCTCAAGTACTGCCTCTCGGCCTCCGCAGTCGGATCGGTCCTCGGGTGCACCTTCCTGACGCTGTCGATCGTGGATTTCATAAGGGTCAAATTGGGGTCGCTGTCGTGCGGCGGAAGGCCGGTGCAGGCGGTGGTGGTGCTCCTCTTATTTGTGGGGTCGGGGCTGCTCATTTATGTTGTCACTGCTGCACGTGCTCTCTTTTTCGTGCAGACTCAACCACCAACTCCTCAGCAGACTCAGACCTAG
- the LOC121747954 gene encoding F-box protein At2g32560-like: MLFFLFTCCFSFVFFYKSLAIKPLPPWAHGMRLLSLCFWKDFSFLWLIKLVKSTIFGVISSLLASRVSPRKKNSSVESVEVAWEMSVLDLPDLVLETILEKLPPEGLCRMATVCVSLRERCISDHLWEKHMKNKWSKIVGPSAYREWQLYIAAGQGLAFSNQGKQNSLAGYLTHLWPIVLIRSSFSSGTKKRNFPPVDSLMSWYTALESGKFWFPAQVYNRENGHVGFMLSCYDAELSYDKKTNTFQARYPPHGRRASPTESGITWDRLRAPPVDTSPHDLHESDCLHELKPGNHVEIQWRRNKEFPYGWWYGVVGHLETCDGNPNYCHCHESDTVVLEFNQYNRGSRWRTTNVDRKNHREEGNEADGFYGGIRKLCSNEEISTWKKIWPTEVLE, encoded by the exons ATGTTGTTCTTCCTGTTCACCTGCTGCTTCTCTTTCGTCTTCTTCTATAAGTCACTTGCCATCAAGCCACTCCCACCATGGGCTCATGGGATGCGGCTGCTATCTCTCTGTTTTTGGaaagatttttcatttttgtggtTGATCAAGTTGGTTAAGAGCACCATTTTTGGTGTGATTTCCTCACTTTTAGCTTCAAGAGTGTCACCTAGGAAGAAGAACTCTAGTGTGGAGAGCGTTGAGGTGGCATGGGAGATGTCTGTCTTGGACTTGCCTGACCTTGTGTTAGAGACCATTCTTGAGAAGCTCCCGCCGGAGGGGCTTTGCAGGATGGCAACTGTGTGTGTTTCTTTGAGAGAGAGGTGCATAAGTGATCACTTGTGGGAGAAGCACATGAAAAACAAATGGTCTAAAATTGTTGGCCCTTCTGCATATAGGGAGTGGCAATTGTATATTGCTGCGGGACAAGGTCTGGCCTTTTCGAACCAAGGCAAACAGAATAGCCTTGCTGGCTATCTAACTCATCTATGGCCAATTGTGTTAATCCGGTCCAGTTTTAGCAGTGGTACCAAGAAGAGGAACTTCCCTCCAGTTGATTCCCTCATGTCTTGGTATACTGCGCTCGAGTCTGGCAAGTTTTGGTTCCCTGCGCAAGTCTACAACCGTGAG AATGGCCATGTTGGATTTATGCTATCATGCTATGATGCTGAGCTTTCCTATGATAAGAAAACCAACACTTTCCAGGCCAG ATATCCGCCACATGGAAGGAGAGCAAGTCCAACAGAAAGCGGTATAACATGGGATAGGCTTAGAGCTCCCCCTGTCGACACTTCTCCACATGATCTTCATGAATCTGATTGTTTACATGAGTTAAAGCCTGGGAATCATGTTGAAATTCAATGGAGAAGAAACAAAGAATTTCCATATG GTTGGTGGTATGGTGTTGTAGGCCACTTGGAAACATGTGATGGGAACCCCAATTACTGCCACTGTCATGAAAGTG ACACTGTGGTGCTGGAGTTCAACCAGTACAATCGCGGTTCACGTTGGAGAACAACAAACGTAGATAGGAAAAACCATAGGGAAGAGGGGAATGAGGCCGATGGATTTTATGGTGGGATCCGGAAACTCTGCAGCAATGAAGAGATATCGACATGGAAGAAGATCTGGCCTACTGAAGTATTGGAGTAG